TCGGCGGTGGGAACCGACGGGCCGCTGACCGAGCGCGTGCTGGACGGCTATCGGGGCAAGACCAGCGATGCCAAGCAGGTAAGCCAGCCCATCCAGATCAACATCGACTAGAGGAGCCTGCACCATGAGCCCCCGCAAGCCGCGCCGCTCCACCGCGCTGCCACAACGTCAGCGGGGCGCTGCCATAGTGCTGATCGTCATCGCCCTGGTGTCCATCCTGCTGATGTCCGCCCTGGCCCTGGATGGCGGGCACATGCTGGTCAACAAGACCCGCCTGCAGAGCGCGGTGGACGCCGCCGCACTCAGTGGGGCTAAGACCCTGAGCGAATATGTCGGCGGCGACATGAGCGCCGGGGCCTCTGCCGCCCAGGCCGCGGTGACGCTGACACTCGATCTGAACGCAGCCGCTTCCGGCAATGCCGAGTTGGCTGGCGTCAGCGACCTGGCTCTGGTCACCTTCTCGGCAAGTGTCTACGGCCCCTTCGCGACGAGCGCCGGCAGTGATTCGCGCTACGTGCGGGTGGCCGTGCCGGACTTCCCGCTGGCAGGGTTCTTCTGGGGTGTCCTGCAGATGTTCGGCAACCCGGCGGACAAGGCCGTAGCCGCCATCGCCACGGCAGGCCCCAGCCCGACCAGCCCCTGCGAACTGGCTCCGGTGATGGTCTGCGGCGAGCCTGGGCAAGCGAACTTCGGCTTCGACTTCGGTGCGCTCCAGGTGCTCAAGTCAGCCTCGCACAAGGACGCCAATATCGGTCCGGGCAATTTCCAGCTGCTCGACTTCGGCTCCGGGGGCAAGACAGTCGGCGACTTGATGGCCGGAGGTGGCACCATCTGTCCGCAGATCGGCGAGAACGTGCAGACCAAGC
This DNA window, taken from Pseudomonas alcaligenes, encodes the following:
- a CDS encoding pilus assembly protein TadG-related protein, producing MSPRKPRRSTALPQRQRGAAIVLIVIALVSILLMSALALDGGHMLVNKTRLQSAVDAAALSGAKTLSEYVGGDMSAGASAAQAAVTLTLDLNAAASGNAELAGVSDLALVTFSASVYGPFATSAGSDSRYVRVAVPDFPLAGFFWGVLQMFGNPADKAVAAIATAGPSPTSPCELAPVMVCGEPGQANFGFDFGALQVLKSASHKDANIGPGNFQLLDFGSGGKTVGDLMAGGGTICPQIGENVQTKPGNTVGPSVKGLNTRFGDYSGGYDADDYPPDLVTDHGQEGGTGNSGSFSLADDGSTILFGNSNSGGGGGGGSGGGRGGGKGGGQGGGGGGGSSVPAVADSDGNITAGGQALFDYNDWLDAANSCASGGGGCEDDGVAGRRILRVVIGGPCTGTDSGTSQVPVLGFGCFFVLQPADQKGNESQIFGQFVEMCSSDGVPGPTPADENGPQIIQLYKTYIDGIAVPSIDS